In Halococcus salifodinae DSM 8989, one DNA window encodes the following:
- a CDS encoding lysylphosphatidylglycerol synthase transmembrane domain-containing protein: MAEYRETGGSSDQPGGADPSDEADDQPGRLRRWVSEHGVQATAVLTLVVFGALFLYADAGRVVEAFSRFEWPAFAAVIGLTTVGYAFRFGKWEFYLRELGVDIPLKTSLTVFFSGLMMVVTPGKAGEVWKAWLLRDMEGTPASLTTSVVGAERVTDLVSLAMLAGVGVVAYGRSPTVLVALAVAFAAGIGLLQWRAGCLRLLDAAESLPVVGDYAASLERFYESTYALFRLRPLSVATLLGIIAWGLEGVALWIVLAGFGVESALLVGVFVFALGSVIGAVSMLPGGLGAAEASMAGLLLTFGISQSVAAGATMVIRVGTLWYAAILGFIVFSAHKYLADEPSPDA, from the coding sequence ATGGCGGAGTACCGCGAAACGGGCGGCTCATCCGATCAGCCGGGTGGCGCGGACCCCAGCGACGAAGCTGACGATCAGCCCGGACGGCTTCGGCGGTGGGTGAGCGAGCACGGCGTCCAGGCCACCGCGGTGCTCACGCTCGTGGTGTTCGGCGCGCTCTTCCTCTACGCCGACGCCGGGAGGGTCGTCGAGGCTTTCTCCCGGTTCGAGTGGCCCGCATTCGCCGCGGTGATCGGCCTCACTACCGTCGGCTACGCCTTCCGGTTCGGGAAGTGGGAGTTCTACCTCCGGGAACTCGGGGTCGACATCCCGCTGAAAACCAGCCTCACGGTGTTTTTCAGCGGGCTGATGATGGTCGTCACCCCTGGCAAGGCCGGCGAGGTCTGGAAGGCGTGGCTGCTGCGCGACATGGAGGGAACCCCAGCGAGCCTCACGACCTCGGTGGTCGGGGCCGAGCGCGTGACCGATCTGGTCTCGCTCGCCATGCTCGCCGGGGTCGGCGTCGTGGCCTACGGCCGCTCGCCCACGGTTCTCGTGGCGCTCGCAGTCGCCTTCGCCGCCGGAATCGGGCTGCTCCAGTGGCGCGCGGGCTGCCTCCGACTGCTCGATGCCGCCGAGTCGCTCCCGGTCGTCGGCGACTACGCCGCGTCGCTCGAACGGTTCTACGAGAGCACCTACGCGCTCTTCCGACTCCGGCCGCTTTCGGTGGCCACTCTGTTAGGGATCATCGCGTGGGGGCTCGAAGGCGTCGCGCTCTGGATCGTACTCGCGGGATTCGGCGTTGAGTCCGCGCTCCTCGTGGGAGTGTTCGTCTTCGCGCTCGGCTCCGTGATCGGCGCGGTCAGCATGCTTCCGGGGGGGCTCGGCGCGGCCGAGGCGAGCATGGCCGGTCTCCTGCTCACCTTCGGGATCTCCCAATCCGTCGCGGCGGGCGCGACGATGGTGATCCGGGTCGGCACGCTCTGGTACGCGGCGATCCTCGGGTTCATCGTGTTCTCGGCGCACAAGTATCTCGCCGACGAGCCGAGTCCCGACGCATGA
- a CDS encoding PHP domain-containing protein: MSRSRSRYDLQVHTDASPCSATSPAAVARAAEKADLDGIVVTDHDTLENVERVGSCAPDDIDVVSGVEVTTTQGHLLGIDVERAPPQTDPLSVIDDIHDQGGLAVLSHPFDALRQVYDTDLAELAAAVDGVEAVNARCVRESFNREARAFAAHHDLATTGGSDAHFPMEVGRAYTECEGSLREAIRSGTTVPRGRGRYLSGHVATKLHQARRAAAGWR; the protein is encoded by the coding sequence ATGAGTCGGTCGCGCTCGCGGTACGATCTTCAGGTCCACACCGACGCCTCGCCGTGCTCGGCGACATCGCCCGCAGCGGTCGCCCGCGCTGCCGAGAAAGCGGACCTCGATGGGATCGTCGTCACCGATCACGACACGCTCGAAAACGTCGAGCGCGTTGGGTCGTGTGCGCCCGACGATATCGATGTCGTCTCGGGCGTCGAGGTCACGACCACACAAGGCCATCTCCTCGGGATCGATGTCGAGCGCGCGCCCCCGCAAACCGACCCGCTTTCGGTGATCGACGACATCCACGACCAGGGCGGACTCGCGGTGCTCTCCCATCCGTTCGACGCGCTCCGCCAGGTCTACGACACCGATCTCGCCGAACTCGCGGCGGCGGTCGACGGCGTCGAGGCGGTCAACGCGCGGTGCGTCCGCGAGTCGTTCAACCGCGAAGCGCGCGCGTTCGCCGCCCACCACGACCTCGCGACGACCGGCGGGAGCGACGCCCACTTCCCGATGGAGGTCGGCCGCGCGTACACCGAGTGTGAGGGATCGCTCCGCGAGGCCATCCGATCCGGCACGACCGTCCCGCGCGGTCGCGGGCGATATCTCTCGGGCCACGTCGCCACCAAACTTCACCAGGCGCGCCGCGCGGCCGCGGGGTGGCGGTGA
- a CDS encoding UbiA prenyltransferase family protein codes for MAEAQTHQASLARTAAGLAREIRPWQWYKQAVLLIAIVFSGRLFDPVAWGQVAIGVAAFCAVAGATYIFNDISDVEADRRHPEKRKRPIASGQVSVPTAAAFGVGLLLFGFALSYTLGGLFVVIVATYLVQNAAYSLYLKDVVLVDVLLIAFGFVLRAVAGVVAIGVALSPWLVVCTFLAALLLALGKRRHEFAASANPAETRATLDEYTPETLDQLLVVVISTLLISYSIYTFTGAKLAMMLTLPFAFFGVFRYHHLVHTTSGMAASPGTLLFDRQSLLNLALWGVVAVVVLYGRPRAWLVGLVG; via the coding sequence ATGGCCGAGGCGCAGACACATCAGGCGAGCCTCGCACGGACCGCCGCCGGGCTCGCCCGCGAGATCCGCCCGTGGCAGTGGTACAAGCAGGCGGTACTCCTGATCGCGATCGTGTTCTCGGGCCGGCTGTTCGATCCCGTCGCGTGGGGGCAGGTCGCGATCGGCGTCGCGGCGTTCTGTGCGGTCGCCGGCGCGACGTACATCTTCAACGACATCAGCGACGTCGAGGCCGACCGCCGCCATCCCGAAAAGCGAAAGCGGCCGATCGCCAGCGGCCAGGTGAGTGTGCCAACCGCGGCCGCGTTCGGCGTCGGCCTCCTCCTGTTCGGGTTCGCGCTGTCGTACACCCTTGGAGGGTTGTTCGTGGTGATCGTGGCGACCTATCTCGTCCAGAACGCCGCGTACTCACTGTATCTGAAGGACGTCGTCCTCGTCGACGTCCTCCTGATCGCCTTCGGGTTCGTGCTGCGGGCGGTCGCGGGCGTGGTGGCGATCGGCGTCGCACTTAGCCCGTGGCTCGTGGTCTGTACGTTCCTCGCCGCACTCCTGCTCGCGCTCGGCAAGCGCCGCCACGAGTTCGCGGCGAGCGCGAACCCGGCCGAGACCCGCGCAACGCTCGACGAGTACACCCCCGAGACGCTCGATCAGCTGCTCGTGGTGGTCATCTCCACGCTCCTCATTTCGTACTCGATCTACACGTTCACGGGGGCGAAGCTCGCGATGATGCTCACGCTCCCCTTTGCCTTTTTCGGCGTCTTTCGATACCACCATCTCGTTCACACCACGAGCGGGATGGCCGCATCGCCGGGCACGCTCCTGTTCGACCGTCAGTCGCTGCTCAACCTCGCGCTCTGGGGGGTCGTCGCGGTCGTCGTGCTCTATGGACGCCCGCGGGCGTGGCTCGTCGGGCTGGTCGGATGA
- a CDS encoding NAD-dependent epimerase/dehydratase family protein yields MSSPSEGDERLAEPGSMLVTGGTGFLGLHTCQYFKERGWDVTALDLKPFKDEDEIEGVEYVEGDVRDEESVREAIASTGADAVVHTAAALPLWDDQRIRETTIDGTRNVLWAAKEEGVDRVVYVSSTAVYGTHDSHPITEESPLDGVGAYGEAKIEAEKICEDFRRMGMCVPILRPKTFIGPQRLGVFQVLFDWIESGANVPMVGWGNNKYQLMHVYDLVRAMEFMIAKDEADVNTVFNVGADEFGTMKEDFQAPIDYAGTGKRTIGTPTPLTVFALRVLEKLNLSPLYPWVYETAHEDSYVSVEKLKSLGWEPNYSNKEALVETYEWYLDNYEEPEREDDATGLDHRVAWDQGALALVKGVFKRI; encoded by the coding sequence ATGTCATCTCCCTCCGAAGGCGACGAGCGACTCGCGGAGCCAGGATCGATGCTGGTCACCGGCGGTACCGGCTTCCTGGGACTCCACACCTGCCAGTATTTCAAAGAGCGTGGCTGGGACGTGACCGCGCTCGATCTCAAGCCGTTCAAAGACGAGGACGAGATCGAGGGCGTCGAGTACGTCGAAGGCGATGTCCGCGACGAGGAAAGCGTCCGCGAGGCGATCGCGTCGACCGGCGCGGACGCGGTGGTCCACACCGCCGCCGCGCTCCCGCTGTGGGACGACCAGCGCATCCGCGAGACCACCATCGACGGCACCCGGAACGTGCTCTGGGCCGCGAAGGAGGAGGGCGTCGATCGCGTTGTCTATGTCTCCTCGACGGCGGTCTACGGCACCCACGACTCCCACCCGATCACCGAGGAGTCGCCGCTCGACGGCGTCGGGGCGTACGGCGAGGCGAAGATCGAGGCCGAGAAGATCTGTGAAGACTTCCGCCGGATGGGGATGTGCGTGCCGATCCTCCGCCCGAAGACGTTCATCGGCCCTCAGCGTCTCGGCGTCTTTCAGGTCCTCTTCGACTGGATCGAATCGGGCGCGAACGTCCCGATGGTTGGCTGGGGCAACAACAAGTACCAGCTCATGCACGTCTACGACCTCGTCCGTGCGATGGAGTTCATGATCGCGAAGGACGAAGCGGACGTGAACACCGTCTTCAACGTCGGTGCCGACGAGTTCGGCACGATGAAAGAGGACTTCCAGGCCCCGATCGACTATGCGGGAACCGGCAAACGCACGATCGGGACACCCACGCCCCTCACCGTGTTCGCGCTCCGTGTCCTCGAAAAGCTGAATCTCTCGCCGCTGTATCCGTGGGTGTACGAGACCGCCCACGAGGACTCCTATGTGTCGGTCGAGAAGCTGAAATCGCTCGGCTGGGAGCCCAACTACTCGAACAAGGAGGCGCTCGTCGAGACCTACGAGTGGTACCTCGACAACTACGAGGAGCCCGAACGCGAGGACGACGCCACGGGACTGGATCACCGCGTCGCGTGGGATCAGGGCGCGCTCGCGCTCGTGAAGGGCGTGTTCAAACGGATCTGA
- a CDS encoding HAD family hydrolase, translated as MHLVVDYGGVIVEHGDEREHAHVLGVDPETDPYPGWLAYFAFRDGFVQSTPEYIELLSTLTEASHEACREYVEKTWLDPEFPEEHVDVLRELARDHTLVLFGNMARPWIETVLSEHDVHECFDDLVVSSDLRRSKPHPKGYFECLPEGDEPVAFVSDEYNEDLMMGETLGMTSVWVENDAETPYREPDVRISTLSDLPDVLSTDGRLPFQ; from the coding sequence ATGCATCTCGTTGTCGATTACGGCGGTGTCATCGTCGAGCACGGCGACGAGCGCGAACACGCCCACGTTCTGGGCGTCGACCCCGAAACCGACCCGTATCCCGGATGGCTCGCCTACTTCGCGTTTCGTGACGGCTTCGTCCAGAGCACCCCGGAGTACATCGAACTCCTCTCGACGCTCACCGAGGCGTCCCACGAAGCGTGTCGTGAGTACGTCGAGAAAACGTGGCTCGACCCCGAGTTTCCCGAAGAACACGTTGACGTCCTCCGGGAGCTCGCACGCGATCACACGCTCGTCCTCTTCGGCAACATGGCGCGCCCATGGATCGAGACGGTTCTCTCGGAGCACGACGTGCACGAGTGTTTCGACGATCTCGTGGTCTCTTCGGACCTGCGACGGTCGAAACCCCATCCAAAGGGGTACTTCGAGTGTCTTCCCGAGGGCGACGAACCAGTCGCCTTCGTCAGCGACGAGTACAACGAGGACCTCATGATGGGCGAAACGCTCGGGATGACGTCAGTGTGGGTCGAAAACGACGCGGAGACGCCGTACCGAGAGCCCGACGTTCGGATTTCGACGCTCAGTGACCTTCCGGACGTCCTCTCGACCGACGGACGTCTGCCGTTCCAATGA
- a CDS encoding zinc-dependent alcohol dehydrogenase — protein sequence MTARSLFFTGQTEIALREMPITEPADGEVRVRTTASAISAGTELLVYRGQVPESMAADESIDALDGDFEYPLQYGYAAVGRVTAVGNDVDDAWLDRRVFGFNPHESHFVTTPAALREVPETLSDAEAALLANAEAAVNFLLDGRPALGERVAVFGQGVVGLLTTALLADLPLETLVTVDGYERRRDLSISLGADVAIDPDDDLDARLDGHEPPRGADLAYELSGQPDALDDAIDVVGTAGQVIIGSWYGTKPMHLDLGGTFHRSRIRLQSSQVSTIDPVDRGRWSKERRLGEACRLLERIDAERLVTHRVPIERADDAYRLLDERPREAIGVLLTY from the coding sequence ATGACCGCGCGCTCGCTGTTTTTCACCGGCCAGACCGAGATCGCGCTCCGCGAGATGCCGATCACGGAACCGGCCGACGGGGAGGTGCGGGTCCGCACGACGGCGTCGGCCATCAGTGCCGGCACGGAACTGCTGGTGTACCGCGGCCAGGTGCCCGAATCGATGGCGGCCGACGAGTCGATCGACGCCCTCGACGGTGACTTCGAGTACCCGCTCCAGTACGGCTACGCGGCCGTCGGCCGCGTGACGGCGGTCGGGAACGACGTCGACGACGCGTGGCTCGATCGCCGGGTGTTCGGGTTCAACCCCCACGAGAGCCACTTCGTCACCACGCCGGCGGCGCTTCGCGAAGTTCCGGAAACGCTCTCCGACGCCGAGGCCGCGCTGCTGGCGAACGCCGAGGCCGCGGTCAACTTCCTTCTCGACGGGCGGCCCGCACTCGGCGAGCGCGTCGCGGTGTTCGGCCAGGGCGTCGTCGGCCTCCTGACGACGGCGTTGCTCGCCGACCTCCCGCTCGAAACGCTGGTCACCGTCGACGGCTACGAGCGCCGACGCGACCTCTCGATCTCGCTCGGAGCTGACGTCGCGATCGATCCGGACGACGACCTCGACGCGCGTCTCGACGGCCACGAGCCGCCCCGTGGCGCGGATCTCGCCTACGAGCTCTCGGGCCAGCCCGACGCGCTCGACGACGCTATCGACGTCGTGGGCACCGCCGGCCAGGTGATCATCGGCTCGTGGTACGGCACGAAACCCATGCACCTCGATCTCGGGGGGACCTTCCACCGGAGTCGCATCCGCCTCCAGAGCAGTCAGGTCAGCACCATCGACCCCGTCGACCGCGGCCGGTGGTCGAAGGAACGCCGCTTAGGCGAGGCCTGCCGGCTCCTCGAACGGATCGACGCTGAACGACTCGTGACCCATCGCGTGCCGATCGAACGGGCCGACGACGCCTATCGCCTTCTCGACGAACGCCCGCGGGAGGCGATTGGGGTTCTCCTCACCTACTAG